The following coding sequences lie in one Alosa alosa isolate M-15738 ecotype Scorff River chromosome 21, AALO_Geno_1.1, whole genome shotgun sequence genomic window:
- the zdhhc2 gene encoding palmitoyltransferase ZDHHC2 isoform X5 gives MAPSGSRSIKRSCKRVLHWIPVLFISLIVAWSYYAYVVQLCIASIENVGEKIVYLLAYHFFFIMFVWAYWQTIYTKPMHPLKEFHLSYSDKELLERVDRGESQQEILRRIVKDLPVYTRTMSGAIRFCDRCILVKPDRCHHCSVCDKCILKMDHHCPWVNNCVGFSNYKFFMLFLAYSLLYCLFITATDLQYFIKFWMSGLPDTQAKFHIMFLFFAASMFSVSLAALFAYHCWLVCKNRSTLEAVRAPAFCHGPDKNGFSLGISKNFRQVFGDEKKFWPVPVFSSLGDGCAFPTCLVNNQDPEQPSTPPSQSPPNKSSGGEAHQFPAKPLRESQSRLVHSGESFRESDGPEDRERTGERTAAGYPPTGLYGACRT, from the exons ATGGCGCCGTCTGGCTCGCGCAGTATTAAACGGAGCTGTAAGAGAGTTTTACACTGGATCCCGGTTTTATTCATCTCCCTAATTGTGGCATGGTCTTACTACGCCTATGTTGTCCAGCTTTGTATTG CATCAATCGAAAATGTTGGTGAGAAAA TTGTTTACCTCCTGGCATATCATTTCTTCTTCATCATGTTTGTGTGGGCATACTGGCAAACCATCTACACCAAGCCCATGCATCCTCTGAAAGAG TTTCATCTGTCGTATTCTGACAAAGAGCTTCTGGAGAGAGTGGACCGAGGAGAGTCTCAACAAGAGATTTTGAGAAGGATTGTCAAGGATTTACCTGTCTACACGCGCACAATGTCAGGAG CTATTCGTTTTTGCGACCGCTGCATTTTGGTGAAGCCGGACCGATGTCACCACTGCTCAGTCTGTGATAA GTGCATCTTGAAGATGGATCACCACTGCCCATG GGTGAATAATTGTGTCGGCTTCTCCAACTACAAGTTTTTCATGCTGTTTCTGGCGTACTCTTTACTCTATTGCCTTTTCATCACTGCAACAGACCTACAGTACTTCATCAAATTCTGGATG AGTGGTTTGCCAGACACCCAAGCCAAGTTCCACATTATGTTCTTGTTCTTTGCTGCCTCTATGTTCTCTGTCAGTCTGGCAGCACTGTTTGCCTATCACTGCTGGCTGGTTTGCAAAAACAGGTCAACTCTTG AGGCTGTCCGAGCGCCTGCGTTCTGTCACGGACCtgacaaaaatggcttcagTTTGGGCATCAGCAAGAACTTCCGCCAGGTCTTTGGTGATGAGAAGAAGTTTTGGCCAGTACCCGTATTTTCAAG TTTAGGAGATGGCTGCGCCTTCCCTACTTGTCTCGTAAACAACCAGGACCCTGAACAGCCTTCTACACCTCCTAGCCAAAGCCCTCCCAACAAAAG CAGTGGTGGAGAGGCCCACCAGTTCCCTGCCAAGCCACTGAGAGAGTCTCAGAGTCGGCTGGTCCACAGTGGCGAGTCGTTTCGAGAGAGCGACGGACCTGAGGACCGAGAGCGGACTGGTGAGAGGACAGCGGCCGGATATCCACCCACTGGCCTTTATGGAGCCTGTCGGACATAG
- the zdhhc2 gene encoding palmitoyltransferase ZDHHC2 isoform X2, which yields MAPSGSRSIKRSCKRVLHWIPVLFISLIVAWSYYAYVVQLCIASIENVGEKIVYLLAYHFFFIMFVWAYWQTIYTKPMHPLKEFHLSYSDKELLERVDRGESQQEILRRIVKDLPVYTRTMSGAIRFCDRCILVKPDRCHHCSVCDKCILKMDHHCPWVNNCVGFSNYKFFMLFLAYSLLYCLFITATDLQYFIKFWMAGGKIHDRLNEYLSGLPDTQAKFHIMFLFFAASMFSVSLAALFAYHCWLVCKNRSTLEAVRAPAFCHGPDKNGFSLGISKNFRQVFGDEKKFWPVPVFSSLGDGCAFPTCLVNNQDPEQPSTPPSQSPPNKSGGEAHQFPAKPLRESQSRLVHSGESFRESDGPEDRERTGERTAAGYPPTGLYGACRT from the exons ATGGCGCCGTCTGGCTCGCGCAGTATTAAACGGAGCTGTAAGAGAGTTTTACACTGGATCCCGGTTTTATTCATCTCCCTAATTGTGGCATGGTCTTACTACGCCTATGTTGTCCAGCTTTGTATTG CATCAATCGAAAATGTTGGTGAGAAAA TTGTTTACCTCCTGGCATATCATTTCTTCTTCATCATGTTTGTGTGGGCATACTGGCAAACCATCTACACCAAGCCCATGCATCCTCTGAAAGAG TTTCATCTGTCGTATTCTGACAAAGAGCTTCTGGAGAGAGTGGACCGAGGAGAGTCTCAACAAGAGATTTTGAGAAGGATTGTCAAGGATTTACCTGTCTACACGCGCACAATGTCAGGAG CTATTCGTTTTTGCGACCGCTGCATTTTGGTGAAGCCGGACCGATGTCACCACTGCTCAGTCTGTGATAA GTGCATCTTGAAGATGGATCACCACTGCCCATG GGTGAATAATTGTGTCGGCTTCTCCAACTACAAGTTTTTCATGCTGTTTCTGGCGTACTCTTTACTCTATTGCCTTTTCATCACTGCAACAGACCTACAGTACTTCATCAAATTCTGGATG GCTGGTGGTAAAATACATGATCGGCTGAACGAATATTTG AGTGGTTTGCCAGACACCCAAGCCAAGTTCCACATTATGTTCTTGTTCTTTGCTGCCTCTATGTTCTCTGTCAGTCTGGCAGCACTGTTTGCCTATCACTGCTGGCTGGTTTGCAAAAACAGGTCAACTCTTG AGGCTGTCCGAGCGCCTGCGTTCTGTCACGGACCtgacaaaaatggcttcagTTTGGGCATCAGCAAGAACTTCCGCCAGGTCTTTGGTGATGAGAAGAAGTTTTGGCCAGTACCCGTATTTTCAAG TTTAGGAGATGGCTGCGCCTTCCCTACTTGTCTCGTAAACAACCAGGACCCTGAACAGCCTTCTACACCTCCTAGCCAAAGCCCTCCCAACAAAAG TGGTGGAGAGGCCCACCAGTTCCCTGCCAAGCCACTGAGAGAGTCTCAGAGTCGGCTGGTCCACAGTGGCGAGTCGTTTCGAGAGAGCGACGGACCTGAGGACCGAGAGCGGACTGGTGAGAGGACAGCGGCCGGATATCCACCCACTGGCCTTTATGGAGCCTGTCGGACATAG
- the zdhhc2 gene encoding palmitoyltransferase ZDHHC2 isoform X3 — MAPSGSRSIKRSCKRVLHWIPVLFISLIVAWSYYAYVVQLCIASIENVGEKIVYLLAYHFFFIMFVWAYWQTIYTKPMHPLKEFHLSYSDKELLERVDRGESQQEILRRIVKDLPVYTRTMSGAIRFCDRCILVKPDRCHHCSVCDKCILKMDHHCPWVNNCVGFSNYKFFMLFLAYSLLYCLFITATDLQYFIKFWMAGGKIHDRLNEYLSGLPDTQAKFHIMFLFFAASMFSVSLAALFAYHCWLVCKNRSTLEAVRAPAFCHGPDKNGFSLGISKNFRQVFGDEKKFWPVPVFSSLGDGCAFPTCLVNNQDPEQPSTPPSQSPPNKSSGGEAHQFPAKPLRESQSRLVHSGESFRESDGPEDRERTGTPNPAMTLENEV; from the exons ATGGCGCCGTCTGGCTCGCGCAGTATTAAACGGAGCTGTAAGAGAGTTTTACACTGGATCCCGGTTTTATTCATCTCCCTAATTGTGGCATGGTCTTACTACGCCTATGTTGTCCAGCTTTGTATTG CATCAATCGAAAATGTTGGTGAGAAAA TTGTTTACCTCCTGGCATATCATTTCTTCTTCATCATGTTTGTGTGGGCATACTGGCAAACCATCTACACCAAGCCCATGCATCCTCTGAAAGAG TTTCATCTGTCGTATTCTGACAAAGAGCTTCTGGAGAGAGTGGACCGAGGAGAGTCTCAACAAGAGATTTTGAGAAGGATTGTCAAGGATTTACCTGTCTACACGCGCACAATGTCAGGAG CTATTCGTTTTTGCGACCGCTGCATTTTGGTGAAGCCGGACCGATGTCACCACTGCTCAGTCTGTGATAA GTGCATCTTGAAGATGGATCACCACTGCCCATG GGTGAATAATTGTGTCGGCTTCTCCAACTACAAGTTTTTCATGCTGTTTCTGGCGTACTCTTTACTCTATTGCCTTTTCATCACTGCAACAGACCTACAGTACTTCATCAAATTCTGGATG GCTGGTGGTAAAATACATGATCGGCTGAACGAATATTTG AGTGGTTTGCCAGACACCCAAGCCAAGTTCCACATTATGTTCTTGTTCTTTGCTGCCTCTATGTTCTCTGTCAGTCTGGCAGCACTGTTTGCCTATCACTGCTGGCTGGTTTGCAAAAACAGGTCAACTCTTG AGGCTGTCCGAGCGCCTGCGTTCTGTCACGGACCtgacaaaaatggcttcagTTTGGGCATCAGCAAGAACTTCCGCCAGGTCTTTGGTGATGAGAAGAAGTTTTGGCCAGTACCCGTATTTTCAAG TTTAGGAGATGGCTGCGCCTTCCCTACTTGTCTCGTAAACAACCAGGACCCTGAACAGCCTTCTACACCTCCTAGCCAAAGCCCTCCCAACAAAAG CAGTGGTGGAGAGGCCCACCAGTTCCCTGCCAAGCCACTGAGAGAGTCTCAGAGTCGGCTGGTCCACAGTGGCGAGTCGTTTCGAGAGAGCGACGGACCTGAGGACCGAGAGCGGACTG GTACACCAAATCCAGCTATGACACTAGAAAATGAAGtgtaa
- the zdhhc2 gene encoding palmitoyltransferase ZDHHC2 isoform X6, producing the protein MAPSGSRSIKRSCKRVLHWIPVLFISLIVAWSYYAYVVQLCIASIENVGEKIVYLLAYHFFFIMFVWAYWQTIYTKPMHPLKEFHLSYSDKELLERVDRGESQQEILRRIVKDLPVYTRTMSGAIRFCDRCILVKPDRCHHCSVCDKCILKMDHHCPWVNNCVGFSNYKFFMLFLAYSLLYCLFITATDLQYFIKFWMSGLPDTQAKFHIMFLFFAASMFSVSLAALFAYHCWLVCKNRSTLEAVRAPAFCHGPDKNGFSLGISKNFRQVFGDEKKFWPVPVFSSLGDGCAFPTCLVNNQDPEQPSTPPSQSPPNKSGGEAHQFPAKPLRESQSRLVHSGESFRESDGPEDRERTGERTAAGYPPTGLYGACRT; encoded by the exons ATGGCGCCGTCTGGCTCGCGCAGTATTAAACGGAGCTGTAAGAGAGTTTTACACTGGATCCCGGTTTTATTCATCTCCCTAATTGTGGCATGGTCTTACTACGCCTATGTTGTCCAGCTTTGTATTG CATCAATCGAAAATGTTGGTGAGAAAA TTGTTTACCTCCTGGCATATCATTTCTTCTTCATCATGTTTGTGTGGGCATACTGGCAAACCATCTACACCAAGCCCATGCATCCTCTGAAAGAG TTTCATCTGTCGTATTCTGACAAAGAGCTTCTGGAGAGAGTGGACCGAGGAGAGTCTCAACAAGAGATTTTGAGAAGGATTGTCAAGGATTTACCTGTCTACACGCGCACAATGTCAGGAG CTATTCGTTTTTGCGACCGCTGCATTTTGGTGAAGCCGGACCGATGTCACCACTGCTCAGTCTGTGATAA GTGCATCTTGAAGATGGATCACCACTGCCCATG GGTGAATAATTGTGTCGGCTTCTCCAACTACAAGTTTTTCATGCTGTTTCTGGCGTACTCTTTACTCTATTGCCTTTTCATCACTGCAACAGACCTACAGTACTTCATCAAATTCTGGATG AGTGGTTTGCCAGACACCCAAGCCAAGTTCCACATTATGTTCTTGTTCTTTGCTGCCTCTATGTTCTCTGTCAGTCTGGCAGCACTGTTTGCCTATCACTGCTGGCTGGTTTGCAAAAACAGGTCAACTCTTG AGGCTGTCCGAGCGCCTGCGTTCTGTCACGGACCtgacaaaaatggcttcagTTTGGGCATCAGCAAGAACTTCCGCCAGGTCTTTGGTGATGAGAAGAAGTTTTGGCCAGTACCCGTATTTTCAAG TTTAGGAGATGGCTGCGCCTTCCCTACTTGTCTCGTAAACAACCAGGACCCTGAACAGCCTTCTACACCTCCTAGCCAAAGCCCTCCCAACAAAAG TGGTGGAGAGGCCCACCAGTTCCCTGCCAAGCCACTGAGAGAGTCTCAGAGTCGGCTGGTCCACAGTGGCGAGTCGTTTCGAGAGAGCGACGGACCTGAGGACCGAGAGCGGACTGGTGAGAGGACAGCGGCCGGATATCCACCCACTGGCCTTTATGGAGCCTGTCGGACATAG
- the zdhhc2 gene encoding palmitoyltransferase ZDHHC2 isoform X4 translates to MAPSGSRSIKRSCKRVLHWIPVLFISLIVAWSYYAYVVQLCIASIENVGEKIVYLLAYHFFFIMFVWAYWQTIYTKPMHPLKEFHLSYSDKELLERVDRGESQQEILRRIVKDLPVYTRTMSGAIRFCDRCILVKPDRCHHCSVCDKCILKMDHHCPWVNNCVGFSNYKFFMLFLAYSLLYCLFITATDLQYFIKFWMAGGKIHDRLNEYLSGLPDTQAKFHIMFLFFAASMFSVSLAALFAYHCWLVCKNRSTLEAVRAPAFCHGPDKNGFSLGISKNFRQVFGDEKKFWPVPVFSSLGDGCAFPTCLVNNQDPEQPSTPPSQSPPNKSGGEAHQFPAKPLRESQSRLVHSGESFRESDGPEDRERTGTPNPAMTLENEV, encoded by the exons ATGGCGCCGTCTGGCTCGCGCAGTATTAAACGGAGCTGTAAGAGAGTTTTACACTGGATCCCGGTTTTATTCATCTCCCTAATTGTGGCATGGTCTTACTACGCCTATGTTGTCCAGCTTTGTATTG CATCAATCGAAAATGTTGGTGAGAAAA TTGTTTACCTCCTGGCATATCATTTCTTCTTCATCATGTTTGTGTGGGCATACTGGCAAACCATCTACACCAAGCCCATGCATCCTCTGAAAGAG TTTCATCTGTCGTATTCTGACAAAGAGCTTCTGGAGAGAGTGGACCGAGGAGAGTCTCAACAAGAGATTTTGAGAAGGATTGTCAAGGATTTACCTGTCTACACGCGCACAATGTCAGGAG CTATTCGTTTTTGCGACCGCTGCATTTTGGTGAAGCCGGACCGATGTCACCACTGCTCAGTCTGTGATAA GTGCATCTTGAAGATGGATCACCACTGCCCATG GGTGAATAATTGTGTCGGCTTCTCCAACTACAAGTTTTTCATGCTGTTTCTGGCGTACTCTTTACTCTATTGCCTTTTCATCACTGCAACAGACCTACAGTACTTCATCAAATTCTGGATG GCTGGTGGTAAAATACATGATCGGCTGAACGAATATTTG AGTGGTTTGCCAGACACCCAAGCCAAGTTCCACATTATGTTCTTGTTCTTTGCTGCCTCTATGTTCTCTGTCAGTCTGGCAGCACTGTTTGCCTATCACTGCTGGCTGGTTTGCAAAAACAGGTCAACTCTTG AGGCTGTCCGAGCGCCTGCGTTCTGTCACGGACCtgacaaaaatggcttcagTTTGGGCATCAGCAAGAACTTCCGCCAGGTCTTTGGTGATGAGAAGAAGTTTTGGCCAGTACCCGTATTTTCAAG TTTAGGAGATGGCTGCGCCTTCCCTACTTGTCTCGTAAACAACCAGGACCCTGAACAGCCTTCTACACCTCCTAGCCAAAGCCCTCCCAACAAAAG TGGTGGAGAGGCCCACCAGTTCCCTGCCAAGCCACTGAGAGAGTCTCAGAGTCGGCTGGTCCACAGTGGCGAGTCGTTTCGAGAGAGCGACGGACCTGAGGACCGAGAGCGGACTG GTACACCAAATCCAGCTATGACACTAGAAAATGAAGtgtaa
- the zdhhc2 gene encoding palmitoyltransferase ZDHHC2 isoform X7 yields the protein MAPSGSRSIKRSCKRVLHWIPVLFISLIVAWSYYAYVVQLCIASIENVGEKIVYLLAYHFFFIMFVWAYWQTIYTKPMHPLKEFHLSYSDKELLERVDRGESQQEILRRIVKDLPVYTRTMSGAIRFCDRCILVKPDRCHHCSVCDKCILKMDHHCPWVNNCVGFSNYKFFMLFLAYSLLYCLFITATDLQYFIKFWMSGLPDTQAKFHIMFLFFAASMFSVSLAALFAYHCWLVCKNRSTLEAVRAPAFCHGPDKNGFSLGISKNFRQVFGDEKKFWPVPVFSSLGDGCAFPTCLVNNQDPEQPSTPPSQSPPNKSGGEAHQFPAKPLRESQSRLVHSGESFRESDGPEDRERTGTPNPAMTLENEV from the exons ATGGCGCCGTCTGGCTCGCGCAGTATTAAACGGAGCTGTAAGAGAGTTTTACACTGGATCCCGGTTTTATTCATCTCCCTAATTGTGGCATGGTCTTACTACGCCTATGTTGTCCAGCTTTGTATTG CATCAATCGAAAATGTTGGTGAGAAAA TTGTTTACCTCCTGGCATATCATTTCTTCTTCATCATGTTTGTGTGGGCATACTGGCAAACCATCTACACCAAGCCCATGCATCCTCTGAAAGAG TTTCATCTGTCGTATTCTGACAAAGAGCTTCTGGAGAGAGTGGACCGAGGAGAGTCTCAACAAGAGATTTTGAGAAGGATTGTCAAGGATTTACCTGTCTACACGCGCACAATGTCAGGAG CTATTCGTTTTTGCGACCGCTGCATTTTGGTGAAGCCGGACCGATGTCACCACTGCTCAGTCTGTGATAA GTGCATCTTGAAGATGGATCACCACTGCCCATG GGTGAATAATTGTGTCGGCTTCTCCAACTACAAGTTTTTCATGCTGTTTCTGGCGTACTCTTTACTCTATTGCCTTTTCATCACTGCAACAGACCTACAGTACTTCATCAAATTCTGGATG AGTGGTTTGCCAGACACCCAAGCCAAGTTCCACATTATGTTCTTGTTCTTTGCTGCCTCTATGTTCTCTGTCAGTCTGGCAGCACTGTTTGCCTATCACTGCTGGCTGGTTTGCAAAAACAGGTCAACTCTTG AGGCTGTCCGAGCGCCTGCGTTCTGTCACGGACCtgacaaaaatggcttcagTTTGGGCATCAGCAAGAACTTCCGCCAGGTCTTTGGTGATGAGAAGAAGTTTTGGCCAGTACCCGTATTTTCAAG TTTAGGAGATGGCTGCGCCTTCCCTACTTGTCTCGTAAACAACCAGGACCCTGAACAGCCTTCTACACCTCCTAGCCAAAGCCCTCCCAACAAAAG TGGTGGAGAGGCCCACCAGTTCCCTGCCAAGCCACTGAGAGAGTCTCAGAGTCGGCTGGTCCACAGTGGCGAGTCGTTTCGAGAGAGCGACGGACCTGAGGACCGAGAGCGGACTG GTACACCAAATCCAGCTATGACACTAGAAAATGAAGtgtaa
- the zdhhc2 gene encoding palmitoyltransferase ZDHHC2 isoform X1 → MAPSGSRSIKRSCKRVLHWIPVLFISLIVAWSYYAYVVQLCIASIENVGEKIVYLLAYHFFFIMFVWAYWQTIYTKPMHPLKEFHLSYSDKELLERVDRGESQQEILRRIVKDLPVYTRTMSGAIRFCDRCILVKPDRCHHCSVCDKCILKMDHHCPWVNNCVGFSNYKFFMLFLAYSLLYCLFITATDLQYFIKFWMAGGKIHDRLNEYLSGLPDTQAKFHIMFLFFAASMFSVSLAALFAYHCWLVCKNRSTLEAVRAPAFCHGPDKNGFSLGISKNFRQVFGDEKKFWPVPVFSSLGDGCAFPTCLVNNQDPEQPSTPPSQSPPNKSSGGEAHQFPAKPLRESQSRLVHSGESFRESDGPEDRERTGERTAAGYPPTGLYGACRT, encoded by the exons ATGGCGCCGTCTGGCTCGCGCAGTATTAAACGGAGCTGTAAGAGAGTTTTACACTGGATCCCGGTTTTATTCATCTCCCTAATTGTGGCATGGTCTTACTACGCCTATGTTGTCCAGCTTTGTATTG CATCAATCGAAAATGTTGGTGAGAAAA TTGTTTACCTCCTGGCATATCATTTCTTCTTCATCATGTTTGTGTGGGCATACTGGCAAACCATCTACACCAAGCCCATGCATCCTCTGAAAGAG TTTCATCTGTCGTATTCTGACAAAGAGCTTCTGGAGAGAGTGGACCGAGGAGAGTCTCAACAAGAGATTTTGAGAAGGATTGTCAAGGATTTACCTGTCTACACGCGCACAATGTCAGGAG CTATTCGTTTTTGCGACCGCTGCATTTTGGTGAAGCCGGACCGATGTCACCACTGCTCAGTCTGTGATAA GTGCATCTTGAAGATGGATCACCACTGCCCATG GGTGAATAATTGTGTCGGCTTCTCCAACTACAAGTTTTTCATGCTGTTTCTGGCGTACTCTTTACTCTATTGCCTTTTCATCACTGCAACAGACCTACAGTACTTCATCAAATTCTGGATG GCTGGTGGTAAAATACATGATCGGCTGAACGAATATTTG AGTGGTTTGCCAGACACCCAAGCCAAGTTCCACATTATGTTCTTGTTCTTTGCTGCCTCTATGTTCTCTGTCAGTCTGGCAGCACTGTTTGCCTATCACTGCTGGCTGGTTTGCAAAAACAGGTCAACTCTTG AGGCTGTCCGAGCGCCTGCGTTCTGTCACGGACCtgacaaaaatggcttcagTTTGGGCATCAGCAAGAACTTCCGCCAGGTCTTTGGTGATGAGAAGAAGTTTTGGCCAGTACCCGTATTTTCAAG TTTAGGAGATGGCTGCGCCTTCCCTACTTGTCTCGTAAACAACCAGGACCCTGAACAGCCTTCTACACCTCCTAGCCAAAGCCCTCCCAACAAAAG CAGTGGTGGAGAGGCCCACCAGTTCCCTGCCAAGCCACTGAGAGAGTCTCAGAGTCGGCTGGTCCACAGTGGCGAGTCGTTTCGAGAGAGCGACGGACCTGAGGACCGAGAGCGGACTGGTGAGAGGACAGCGGCCGGATATCCACCCACTGGCCTTTATGGAGCCTGTCGGACATAG